The genomic interval tggcctaggagacccatacttcggtctctcattcagaactacctacgtgtacgtggagttttctaagtaccatcaataccttaggtactattacccagataccttcttcatgtccttcagtatcgggttATTTTAtagcatcaaattaagtttcattgcatGTCATTTACACAAGGACTCATTCCATCATAGCATTCCTCTAGAAAACATATTTCAacattagaaacttaacttttgtaatgatttcataacataccttggcctgcgTTAAAACATATACAAGCTGGAGAAGATACGTtttgcttgaggaagtataaattcatcatcaacatcactATAACTTACTTGGCcttatatgcataagtattgaaagcattaagttcatttagtcactcacagctcgtcggggctcttaacggtttatacgtctctcctagctcttcttggcctgaaaggacataattctcgGTTAAATTCCtaagaattcttagcaaaatacctcagatAGCTCgcttactaatggaactttcattaacaaaaacaacattactagcgagataatcatcatgagtgaattcatcctcatgaagaagatcctcatgagcgagatcaagctttccCCTAGCAAAACTTCAACCTAGCGAGACTTACCTCTTTTAGCAAGCTTTGCTTCCTCACcaacgagattcagcccaagtttccagcgagatttccttcttgagCGAGATTTAGCACaaaaattagcgagattatcatcctgagcgagatcctcatccttcttatctcgctctcactctctacggtgagctgtttgcttgttcttcccaagcagctgtttgcttatgcacagattctctgtttcaatttcaaaaattcttaactcaaaatccagaatcttttcaagaaacttccttctataaactcgtttagaattgagttaactttcttacTTTAAAATATCGGCCGAAAAATACTTGTAGTTTGGCCTGGAGCTTTCAATATTCACCCCAAgccctgattaatccgagattctgcctcttctgcaaattcttcactttttgttcttctcctcatGAAATCTTTCTCCAGAAAgacaacctcgaaaactagattctcccagctttcaaatggcaccaatttcactaaatttgctcataccaattgccgaaaccaagcttttgaagttCCTCTTTCTTTAATCTTCCTGTCGCCTCCCGAGTTCAAAGATTAAACCGCCACGTCACCCCAtacttagtgcctccagccaaaGCCAATCAGTGAGCTTCCTCACTTAatgtgtttttccttcccttcctccataactcctataaataaacatagATTTCCACttgttaaatatttaatataacattcccttggataaacatgcttatctaggaaactTAGAGTTCAGGGTTTACATTCACCTCCCCCTAAAATAAATTTCATCCTCAAAATTTACCTAATatgtcatttgaaaagttaaggATATCTCTTCCTCATTTGCTCTTTAGGTTCCCAGGTAGCTTCCTCGATTCCATGATTATGCCATAGCATCTTCACCAAAGGAATCGTCTTATTTCTGAGTACCTGGTCTTTCCTGTCTAAAATCTCGATGGCCTCTTCCTCgtaagataaatcttctttgagATATACTGGTTGTGCTGCTAGTATGTGCATAGGATCAGGTACATATTTCCTTAACATTGACACATGAAATACGTCATGAATACGAGTTAGCTCCATCGGCAACTGCAATCTATATGCTGCTGGACCAACTTGTTCCACAATTTCATATGGTTCGATGTACCGCAGACTTAAACTTCCCATTTCTCCCGAACCAGAGAATTCCTTTCCATAGGGACAGCCGAAGAAATACCCGATCTCCGACttcaaattctaattctcttcttcACTTGGCAGCGTAGCTCTTCTGTCTATCGCAAGCCACCTTAAGATTATCCCTGATAAGCTTCACATTCTCTGTTGTTTGTTGAACTAATTTTGGACCCAATAATTGTCATTCTCTGACTTCGTTCCAGCATACTGGGGTTTTGTAAGGTCGACCGTACAACGCTTCATAGGGAGTCATTTCGATACTAGAATGGTAGCTATTGTTATATGCAAATTCAATCAACGACAATTGcgtatcccaacttcctttgaattgtaatacacaagctcttaacatatcttccagTGTCTGTATAGTTCTTTCCGACTGTCCATCTGTTTATGGATGAAAAGTCGTACTGTAATGCAATTTAGTGCCCATAGCCTTCTGTAAACTAGGCCAGAATTTTGAAGTAAACCTCGAGTCTCGGTCTGACACTATCGACACTGTGGCTCCATATTGACTTATTATCCTATCTACATAAATCTTAGTTAAACGGTCtagtgtaaaagtaactttttcTGGTATAAACTTGGTCGTCTTGGTTAGTCTATTGACTATTACCTAAATACCATCATATCCTAAGGGCGTCCTAGGCAATCCAAACAAGAAGTCCattgtcacatgctcccacttccactcaggCACTGGGAGTGGATTGAGTAATTCTACTGGTCTTTGTCTCTCAGGTTTCACTTGTTGACAGATTATACATCGGTCCACATATTCTGTTATGTCTTTCTTCATCCCAGGCCACCGGTAAGATCTCttcaaagttctatacatcttggtgctccctggatgcatagcataagcgAAACTATGTGCTTCTTCCAGAATGGCTTGCTTAAGTTGTAGCTTACTAGGCACACACATTCTTCCCTCTTTCTCTGGTACGTTATCTGCTCTCAGTTGAAAGTCAGCCCTGATTCCCTTACTTACATCATTAACAATCTTCTGAAGGTCAGGGTCTTTCAACTAATCCTGCTTAAGGTCTTCTACTAGGGTAAGCCTTACCTGGAATGTAGCTATCACTCCTCCTGACGGTCCCACTGATAAGGCGGTTCTAGAATTCCTGAACTCCTGCAATAACATTCCTCTCATTGAACTAATAATGGCCTTGGGTCCCGAGGATTTCCTACTTAGTGCATCCGCTACAACATTAGCCTTACCAGGGTGGTACTCGATGgaacagtcataatctttgatcaatTCAATACATGGGGACCCATTCCCCTTTCCCCTTTTGTTTCTCTATGGggatctttttttaaaaaaaaaaaaaaatcctaaaattctCTTTGATTTGGGCTTAGATTGGCTAAATGAAAAACTAAGCtaaatgtaaaaagttaaaatatttatatatctatataatatatatagaaaaatatatttaaaaactaatcGAGGCGAGGTCGGGGTCAAGGACGAAGCGGGGATACCCTCCCCATCCCCGATTTGGGGACCCTAAAGAGGTCCTCGTTTTGACCCCATCCCCGATCAAATCGGGGATTCCCTGTGAGAAATTTTGCCAACCTAACTAGCGAGAGCATCGCAGCCCTACCCTTTACGCTCAGCGTTATACTGAAAGACAGAATGCATATTTGGCTAGAGCGTAGCGACGCGACTCTGGAGATTGATGGATGCAATTAGAGGCATGTGCATGAAAAGTGTAGCACTTATTGTTGCTATGCTGAGGCATTACACTACGACAAGAAAAGTTAGCGTTACTACGCTCTATCGCAGCGTAGTCATGCTTCCCCCGATTTCTCTAAATATTTCGCTTCTCTTTCTAGGGGGTTTCATGCTGATTTTGATGGAGGCCGAAATGGAGCCtagatttcttcttcttcctttatctTTTTAGCATCGTTAggttagtttttaatttttcctcTGGGTTGTAAACAATGGATTGGATCTCTCCTCTTTgctttgtctatgaattaatgAGTAACTTTCTATTTAGTTTTAGGAGCAAGAACCCatgtatttttcttgaaaattttgttgtttggGTTGAATGTAAActaattttatgttttctttgaattcGTTTCAATTTCTATATGCATGTTTGTGTGTTGACTATTCACTTGTAAGCATGTGTTCCCTTGTTAATCGATTTGTAGCTTCGTCATGTTCACACTCGAATGTCTAGCTCAATCAACCCAATAACAAATAGttaataatgtatttgatgacTATTTCTGTAATGCATGTATTGCTAGGTCCAAAGATAAATTAGGTTAATAAATTAGGCTATCCAATAGGTTAATCAACACAATAGAATCCTAAAGCTTAATGTGCatgtttttatttctataaGGAAGCTATCAAACCCAGTAGATTTAAGGGCATGTAGTGTAATTAGGGCTTTACTTTAAGCTTTAACCATTATTTAGGACGCTTCCTTGATTCGTTCCTAATTAGTTGTCTGCCACTATAGAGGCTAGTTTGGTCGTGTCAAGCAAGTTGTTGTACATGCATAACTTGAATGCGTGtctaattaatggaatttgatgATTGAAATTGCATTGGATCTCCCTTACTCTCGAAACTGGATGAATCCAACCCTAGTTTACATATACCCttgctctatatttttcttACACTTCCCTTTCACTATCCATACCAAACCCCCCATTTACTGCTCTAATTAGGAAATTGGCTTAACAAAAAACTCATACTTGCACTTCTCTATGGATCGACTTGGACTTACCACTGTTTCTACGCCATTGTAGTAGTAGTTATAGGATTcgatattataaatttcattcaattatcGAAGAGAGGTTTATGACGCCCATTCTCTGGTCTATCATACTCCGTTTTCCTTTCTTATAGGGTTTCCTCGATCAAGGTTGAAGTCGagcattgttttctttttttagctCAGGATGTCAAGTTAGGAACTTTATGAGGCTCGATCTTGGCTTTAGTTGGGGTTGAGCATGTTGGCTCGGGCTAGAAATTGAGCAAGCCCCCTTTCCAAGCTATTCTTGATTCTTGGCGATCATTTTTAGTTCAAGCGACAATTTATTCTTGACTTAAATGTATCGTTCTTCCCTCGAGATAATGTTGAAAGATGAGATAGATTTCTTATAAAAACTTGACCAATAGTCATCTTATTTATTCTATAGACATATTAATCATAATAAATTTTCAGGCGCTCAGCATTCTACGGATCAGGAAGAACCTTCCTATCTTGATTTGCCAATGCATGTGTGCTAGGACTGACCATTCTAATTACCTGATACAGTGCTTCCCATATTGGCCCAAGCGCTTCTGCATATAAATCTTGGGTGTTATGTATCACTTTCCTTAACACTAGATCTCATTCCTTAAAGTTTCGCATTTTCACTGTGGTGTTGTAGTATCTAGAATTCCTATTCTTGTACTTTGCTACATGTAAATGTGTTGTCTCGTGGTGCTTCTCATAGGTCTAAGCTTAAccttattgaaatttcatttccTTGAGAATCAAACTGTTCCACTCTTGGTGATGGTATTCCGATCTCTACGGGGACTACTGCTTCAACctgaaaagaaagagaaaaaagggtTTCTCCTATAGAAGTTCTTGTTGTTATTCTGTATGCCCACATTGCGCTTGATAGTTCTTCTGCCCATAATCCTTCCAGTCCTTCAaggtttgttttcaaattttatttactgATTCTACCTGTCCATTTTCCTGTGGATGAGTTGGGGAGGAACATCGACGTATGATGTTGAGATTTAAACAAAATCttctaaaaattgaattgttGAATTGCATTCCATCGTCCATAAAAATTGTGTTAGGGATCCCAAATCAACATTCAATGTTTCTCCAAATGAAGTTAGTAACGTTCTTTTCTGTTATAGTTGTGAGCTCCTCTGCctcgacccactttgtaaaatAATCAACTGCTACCACTGCAAACTTTGTCTCCCCTTTGCCTTGAGGGAGTGGACCAATAAGATTTGTTCCCCATTGTGTAAAAGGCCAATGACTCACAATATTGGTTAGTGGTTCAGGTGGTTGCCTTGGGATTGTTGCATACTATTGGCATTGGTCACATGTTCTCACAAAGTCTCATGCAACTGAAAACATGGTTGCCAATAATAGCCTTGCCTAACAATTTTGTGGCATAAAGATCTTTGCTCCAGAATGATTGCCACATATCCCTTTGTGAATTTCCTAGTGAGGCATTTTAGCATGGGCAATGAATAAGTTCATTTATAGAGCTTGTTATCccttaaaatgtaatataatactcGCCTCTACAATCGATAGACTTCTGTCTTTTTTGGAGGTAACTCCCTAAAGTAATGGAATTCCTTGCAAAAGAGTGTGACTCGTGTTATTGAcagtcaattttgaaaaattccaaaatacAGAGAAACAATACAAAGATAAACTACAAGATAAATAGATTATTATCTGAAGTATGCTTTTTGGAGAGGAATATGGAAAGAAGAAACTAACCCTTttagatttttcttcttcacgaAATTTCTCTCCACGACTGTCATGATAGCTCTAAATCTTCCTCCAAGAACATGAACACAAGAAAACAGTGACTTTTctggacactaccacttgaAGCCTTCACTATTCTTTTGCAAGGAATGAGATGGTAGGATcttctttttggtttttgggGAAGGAAAGATTTTCTTGCTGAGAGTTTTTTAGCGAGAATAATTAATGAGAGAGTAATCCCTTTTCTCTGTGTTTTTTCACATATGTACCAACCCCTCTATGTGTTTTGAATAAGAGAGATAAAGATGAGGGAGGGAAGTTACCATAACTCCCCACTCACGTGAAATCATAATTCCCCTATAATGAggagttaataaaaaaaattatatgaaatataatataaattgttaATTAACcaaccattaattaattaaccatatattatgcatcttaatcatattaaaatacaactctctcttataacctatagttttaatatgaatctcattcacattaaactttaacttatattatttatatgaatctcattcatctAAATAATATTCGAATCTCATACAAATATATTACTCTCATATAGTTttcattataaattatattgatataactatatattataatgtatcaatgtACTTTATAcgttatattaatcatattaatataattaatacctTTATTTCCctttaataatttaaacaattcaaattattccaaaaccaTTTATTCCTTGTCTtatccttattgagctagcaagggggaCTTATGGATatacatattagaagctccaatgatacaaggttaattaattgagctctttaattaaattaatcaacattgaTTAACTACAGTCTGTTgctcactccattaaagacccataactacactcttcgtactgtagatgtatttttgtgtccatggatataaccaatcaacaataagtcgactcttcataaattgctcgtaactttagttgggtcaaaattaccattttatccctgtaactgtagttacatctaactctttaagtatcactaatctctttaatgaataaactctttatagtccaacta from Benincasa hispida cultivar B227 chromosome 10, ASM972705v1, whole genome shotgun sequence carries:
- the LOC120088942 gene encoding uncharacterized protein LOC120088942, which gives rise to MGSLSLRYIEPYEIVEQVGPAAYRLQLPMELTRIHDVFHVSMLRKYVPDPMHILAAQPVYLKEDLSYEEEAIEILDRKDQVLRNKTIPLVKMLWHNHGIEEATWEPKEQMRKRYP